A portion of the Chthoniobacterales bacterium genome contains these proteins:
- a CDS encoding acyltransferase: MNERDNTIDLMRASALVLIILAHTISKETLLFQLRNFDVPMMAVVSGMAFAMSAPAELKLGAYYIRRFLRLLLPCWVFLTLLFCIAPLFVAGDPFSWGQITQSFLLSNKGSIGYVWIIRVFLLVALTAPLLHALQKRVGNTAFVSILLNIYIGYELMLNYMPLPVTTWVRTLVSDYIFFGLGYSVLFGAGMLLNCLQWRGRVVFLLASAAALILCILFKHGFNPGEMGSWFKPQNSKYPPGIYYVQWGLTMSVFTSLVCMKVPLTGRFKTGIAFLGSASLWIYFWHIVVLYVVQWNPGAFSLVRQPGALLFLFVLTASVLLTAGHRFVFGFVATRTQRFPVMNQFLTNAFLK, from the coding sequence ATGAACGAGCGGGACAACACGATTGATCTCATGCGGGCCTCGGCGCTGGTGCTGATCATCTTGGCCCATACGATTTCAAAGGAAACCCTGCTCTTTCAACTCCGGAACTTTGATGTGCCGATGATGGCGGTTGTTTCCGGAATGGCGTTTGCGATGTCGGCGCCTGCGGAACTAAAACTGGGAGCCTACTACATCCGTCGGTTTTTACGCCTGCTCCTGCCATGCTGGGTTTTTCTGACGCTGTTGTTTTGTATCGCCCCGCTGTTTGTGGCGGGAGATCCGTTTAGTTGGGGTCAAATTACGCAAAGTTTCCTTCTTTCGAACAAAGGCTCCATTGGCTATGTTTGGATTATCCGCGTGTTTTTGCTGGTCGCGCTGACCGCGCCTCTCTTGCATGCGCTGCAAAAGCGGGTGGGCAACACGGCATTTGTTTCGATTTTGCTGAATATTTATATCGGCTATGAATTGATGTTGAACTACATGCCTTTGCCCGTGACGACCTGGGTTCGGACGCTTGTCTCTGATTACATCTTTTTCGGACTGGGCTACTCGGTGCTTTTCGGGGCCGGAATGTTACTGAATTGTCTGCAATGGCGCGGGCGGGTTGTGTTTCTGCTGGCATCGGCAGCCGCCTTGATTCTGTGTATTCTGTTCAAGCACGGCTTTAATCCGGGAGAAATGGGAAGTTGGTTCAAGCCTCAAAACTCCAAATATCCGCCGGGGATCTATTATGTCCAATGGGGCCTGACGATGTCCGTGTTCACGAGTCTTGTTTGCATGAAAGTCCCGCTAACGGGCCGGTTCAAAACGGGGATTGCTTTTTTGGGCTCGGCCAGTCTGTGGATCTACTTTTGGCATATTGTTGTATTGTATGTGGTGCAATGGAATCCCGGGGCGTTTTCACTTGTCCGTCAACCTGGTGCACTGCTGTTTTTATTTGTTCTGACGGCTTCTGTGCTGCTGACTGCCGGGCATCGTTTTGTGTTCGGCTTCGTGGCCACCCGCACGCAGCGGTTCCCGGTGATGAATCAATTCTTAACGAATGCGTTTTTAAAATAA